CCGGACGGCCTCAGTGACCAGTTCCAGGCGGGTCAGGTCGCGTACCGCGGCCAGGACGTGGGTGGAGTCGGTGCGCTGCGTGGTGCGTTCGCGCACCAGCCCGGCCTCCTTGAGGCGGGCCAGCGCAAGGTCGAGGAGACGGTCCGCACGGTCGTCTTCGGCCAGCCGGTCGCGGAAGTCGGTCAGCACGCTGTGGTGGAAGCCGGGGTCGTCCAGTTCCATGGCGAGGGCGTACTTGAAGTCGATGCGGCAGCGGACCGCCTCGGCGGCCTGCCGGTCCGACAGGCCGAGCAGGAACTGCAGCACACAGACGGTGGCCAGCTGGGCGGGCGAGAGGCCGGGACGTCCGTCCCGTGGGTACCAGTCGACGAAGTCCTCGTCACGCCACAGGCCATCGAGGCGGTCACGCACCCATATCGCCGTCGTTCCGCCCGGGTTGCTCGCCCGCGCGATCTGCGCGGTCAGAGTCGGAACCTGTTCACCGGAACGGGGGCGGAGCGACAACGGACACCTCGACGACGGCATCGGCCTACGGAACAGCCCGAGCATGCCCGCTGATCATGCTGTCGCACCGGGAAACCTCAAGATCCCCGACAGAGCCAAGCTAACACCCTGGCCGCGGACCGGGTGTTCGGCTGGAGTACTAGGCACGCCGCGGTCGGGACCCTACGTTGGAGCGCATGGCGGATGAGGTGATCGACGTCGTGATCGACCCGGACGGGACGCTGACCATGTCGGTGCGTGGGGTCGCGGGTATGGCTTGCCTGGCCGACACCGAGGGCCTGGTGGACCTGCTGGGCGGGGAGATCGAGTCGCGGGAGCTGACCGACGAGGCGTATGCCGACTCCGAGCAGGAGGCCCACGATCGGCTCTGGCAGTAGCGGGTCACGCACGACTGGGGCGCACACGCTGTGGCGGGTGCACGGCGTGTTGCCGCGCAGTCTGGCGAACGGCCCGGGAGAGCGGTTCGTCGTCTGGAGTCAGGGCTGTCCGCTGGCTTGCCCCGGATGCTTCAACCCCGACACGCATGCCACCGATGGCGGTGGCACCAGATCCGTAGGTGGTCTGCTCGACGCGGTACGTGCCCAGGTGCCCGGCATCGAGGGGGTCACGCTGACCGGTGGTGAGCCGCTGGCCCAGCCGGAGGCGGTCGCGGCGTTCTGTGCCGGGCTGCGGGGCGAGCCCGCTTTCGGCGACCTGGGCATCATCGTCCTGACCGGGTTCACCCGTACCGAGATCGACGCCGATCCGGCCAGGTTGGCCGCGGTCGCCGCCGCGGACCTGGTCGTCGCCGGCCGGTACAACCAGTCGCAGCGGCTGGCTTCCGGGTTACGTGGGTCGGCGAACAAGGAGTACCTGTACCGCACCGGGCGGTACCGCGGCCTGGACTTGGGAGGGGTCCCGGAGGTCGAGGTCCACATTGGGGGCGACGGGACCATCACCGGCACCGGGATGGCCGACCTGCGAGGGGGCGACTGGTGACGATCGCGGACGAGATCCGGCTGTACCTGCGTGCGCGTGTTGCGTTGATCGTGCTGGTAACCGTCGAGGAGCAGCGCGCGCTCGACGTCCTGGACGAGGTACGCGCCGCCCGCGACTCCGCCTCGGATCTCGTGAGCTGGGACGTCGCCGAGCGGTTCGCGTCCGTCCAGGGCAGGCAACTCCCGGACGCCGTCGACCCGATCGTCGCCCTCGACAAGATCAAGACGCTCGCACAGGAATCACCGGAGCGCCGGGACCTTTACGTCCTCAAGGACTTTCACGAGTTCTGGGCCAGGGATCCCCGGGTCAGGCGCAAGTTGCGTACGCTCGCCCAGCAACTCGTCTTCACCGGCGCGTCGTTGGTCGTCACCACCCCGGAACGTACCGTCCCGGCAGAGCTGCGCGACGACGCGGTGCTGGTCGAGATGCCGCTGCCGGCCGCCGATGCGCTGCGCGCCGCCCTCGACGTACTCATCGACGACACCGCGGGCGTGCGGTCCCGGCTCACCGAGCACGGCCGGGCCCGGCTGGCGCAGGCCGCGCTCGGGCTGACCGCGGCGCAGGCTCGGCGTGCGTTCGCCAAGGCCATCGTGCGCGACAAGGTGCTGGACGACCGGGGCATCGACGCCGTGGTCGCGGAGAAGAAGGCGATCATCCGGGAGAGCCAGGCGCTGGAGTTCTACGCCGCCGAGGAGACACCCGACGACGTCGGCGGTCTCGATGAGCTGAAGAAGTGGCTGGCGCTGCGCGAACGGGCGTTCACCGAGGAAGCGGCTGCTTTCGGGCTGCCCGCGCCGAAGGGTCTCGCGCTGATCGGCATCCCGGGCACCGGCAAGAGCCTGACCGCGAAGATGATCGGCGGCCTGTGGAGGCTCCCGCTGCTGCGCCTGGACATCGGTGCGCTCTTCGGCTCGCTGGTCGGCGAGTCCGAGGAGCGGGTACGCCGTGCGCTGCAACTCGCCGAGACGGTGGCGCCCTGCGTGCTGTGGATCGACGAGGTGGAGAAGGGCCTGGCCGGCGGCGGGCTGGACGGCGGCACCGCGCAGCGGGTGTTCGGCACCATTCTGACCTGGATGCAGGAGAAGACTGACCCGGTGTTCGTCGTCGCCACCGCCAACGACGTGACCGCGCTGCCGCCGGAGACGCTGCGCCGGGGCCGGTTCGACGAGATCTTCTTCCTTGATCTGCCGACGGAGCCGGAACGCCGCGAGATCATCGCGGTACACCTGCGCAAACGCCGCCGTGACCCCGGCACGTTCGACGTGCACCGCCTTACGCGGCTCGCCGACGGCTACACCGGCGCGGAGCTTGAGCAGGCCATCGTGGACGCTCTGTACCACGCCTTTGCCGCCGACCGGGACATCTCCGACGACGACCTGGCCGCCGCGATCGCCCGCACGGTGCCGCTGTCCCGCTCGCAGCGCGAGGTGATCGAGCGGCTTCGCGGTTGGCTGCGCGAGGGCCGCGCCCAGTCCGCGTCCTTCGCCGAAGCAGACCTGGCCGCCCGGTCGCAGGTCCGCCTCGAACTGAGCTGAACGGAGGCCGCCATGCGAACCCGACGCGCACACCGCCTCGCCGAGCAGGCGAACGCCACTGGCAACCTGCGCGAACGCCACGCCTGGCGCATGCTGACCAGAGCCGCCGAGGCGGGCGACCCGGCCGCCGTCGACGCTGTCCGGACGGCCTGGTTACGTCACCCCGCTGGGGAGACCTGGGATCTCGTACGCGAGTGGGTCACCTTCGCCGACCTACTGACCGCCGCGACCGACCCGACGCGCCCCGCCGAGCAACGCGCAGCGCTCGGCCGGTTCTGCGCGGGGCAGGGCTTCCTGCCGGTCGGCGATGTAGACCGCGTCCTGTTCTACGCACTGACCGGTCAGCATGCACACCACGCTGCACTCGACCCCGACGGCGCCCTGCTCGCCGTGGCCTACCACGGCGCATCGAAGCAGACCCAGCAAGCTGTGCGCGACGCCATGGTCGGCCGGGGGGAACTGAACCTGGTACGGGCCCTCACCGACCGCCCCCGGCGCCCGCTCACTGCGCCGGAGGCGGACTACCTCACCAAGCAACTCGCCGACGCTCGTGAATGGGCCCACCTCTGGCGCCTCATCCCCACCATGCCTCTGGCCAACGCGGCCAGGGCCGCCCAGTTGTTCACAGACTGGCGGCCGGCAGACGACCACGCCCGCACCTTCGCCGGACTGCTCGCGAGCGTCGACCCCTCCGCACTGACCACATCGAACTGGCCGACCACGGCCCGGATAAAACGCCGGCTGAGGGAAAATGCGATCTATTTCGGTGATGTCCGGCCTTACAACACTTCATTTTCCCCGGACGGCTCCGAGCTGTCCATCATCCATGCCAAGGGCATTACCGTTTACGAGACACACACCGGTCACACCGTAGCCGATTATCTTGGGCGCCGACTGGAGAAGGCTCTGGCGCTCGGTGAGGGAATGGTCGTCTGTAAAATCCTTCGCGGAGATTGGGTCGTCGGAGTTCCTGGCCGGGCACTCGCCCCCCTGGCCCCGGGCGAACATGTCCACGGCATTCGCCTGAGTTCCACCGGATTCGTCGCCACGACACCAGACCACCCGAGGTTTGCGTCAGTCGATGCCGAGGCACTGATCGATGCCGCCGAGCGGATCAACTGGTGGGGTACGGTGCCGATACGGGAGCTAGAAATCGATCAGGGCACGGGGATAATTGATGTGGCCGACTTCGATCTGCTCAGCGGTCGTCTGGCGCTGCGCGCATACCGCAAAAATTCACGTGGCGTGCTCGTGCTCGACGGCGACCTCAACCCAGTCGCGCACTGGTGGGATAATTATGGCGCCTACGGCAAGGCAGATTTCTACGGTCCTGAGCGAGTAGTGCGCTGGACAAGGTATGTGGGCGGAGCCACCATCTCTACCCGTCGGCTGACCGGTGACAAGTACGAGCAAGTCGCCTGCACCAAAAATGCGCGCGGCAGTCCGGTGATCGTGCCGACTCTGGAGCAACTCCTGATCGGCAGGCCCGATGTCTCAGCGCCCGTCTGGCTGGATGTCGACACGCTGACCGAGACCGACGGCCCACCCGGCTTTCCCGCGATGGACGCGCACACAATCCACGTGGAGTTCTCGCCCGGCGACTGGGTCGTCGCCATTGCTTCCCCCGATGACATCCGGATACACGACCTCGGTTTGCGGCGTGTGGCCGCCCTGCTGGATCAGCCGCTGTCCGAAGCGCGCCGGGAAGACCTGGACTTCGTCGCGACGCAAGCACAACGCGCCGTCCCGGGCCCCGTAGCCGCGGCGGTCGACGTGCTCCACGCCTGCCTGGCCTACCGGTTCGGCAGCGACATCGTGCTCGGCAGCCGCGCCCGCATCCACCTGGGCGCACACGACATCGCCCTCGGAAACCCAGGGAAGGACCAGCCATGACGGCCCGCATCGGGATCGACTTCGGGACCGCGAACACCGTCGTGGCGCGGTCGGACGAGGCGCGTGGGTGCGGGGTGCCCATTCCGCTCGACGGCGTCGACCTCACCCGCGACGGCGCGCGCGGCGTCGCGCAGCGGGTGATCCCGTCCCTGCTCGCCTATCACCACGATGGCGACCGGCGCTGGTTGGGTGCGCAGGTGACCGGGCGGCCCGGGTTGCTCAGCGACCCGGACGTCACGGTGTTCCAGGCGACCAAGAGCAACGTCACCGGCCGGGCCGTGGACATCCCGCGGACGGTCGGCGGGCGGCGGATCAGCGGGCGGGACGCGGCGACCCGGTTCCTCGGCGACGTCACCGCGCTCGCGGTGCTCGCGGTCGGCGCGGACGACCTGGAGATCGTGGCCACCGCGCCCGTCGAGTCGTTCGACACCTACCGGGACTGGCTGGTGCAGGAGGTGGGCGCCGGGGTCGGTGCGGCGCGCCTGCGGGTGGTCGACGAGGCGACCGCGGCGGCGGTCGGCTACCGGGCCCGGATGAGCGTCGGGGACGTGTTCTGCGTCTTCGACTTCGGCGCCGGCACGCTGGACATCTCGATCGTGCGGGTGGAGGAGGCGACCGGGGCGGGCGCGGGCGTACGGGTCGTCTCCAAGGTGGGCGCCGACATCGGCGGCAACCACATCGACGCGCTGCTCGCCGAGCACGCGGTGGCCGCCGCCCGGCTGCCGACGAGCGATCCCGTCGCGTACAACCGGATGTTCCGCGCCCTGCTCGCCTCCGCCGAAACCGCCAAGATCGCCCTCACCGGGGCGGACCGGGCGGTGCTCGACGCCGTCGACCCACGCGGCAGGACGCACCGGATCCCGGTCACCAGGGCCGAGTTCGACCACCTGCTGCGCGAGGCCGACATCCTCGGCCGGGTCAACCGCGCGCTGCGCAAGGCGCTGGAGGGCGCGGCGGTCAGGGGCTACCCGTCGGCGGAACTCGCCGGCGCGTTCCTGGTCGGCGGCACCAGCCTCATTCCCGCCGTACAGGACCTGGTCCGGCTGCACCTCGATCCTGGCGTGCTCCACCTCGACCGGCCGCTGGAGGCGGTGGCCACCGGGGCCGCCGGCATCGCCGGGGGGCACGAGCTGCACGACCACATCCAGCACGACTACGCCATCCGGCACGTGGACGACCGCGGCGGCTACGAGTTCGAGCCGCTGGTGCCCGCAGGCACCCCGTACCCGACGGCGGAGCCGGTCAAGTCGATCACGATCCGCGCCGTCCACCACGGGCAGATCCGCCTCGGCATCGCCGTCTACGAGTTGACCCACGCCACGTCCAGAGACGCCGGCGCCGACCTGGAGATCGTGTTCGACGCGCACGGCGGCGCCCGCACGGCTGCGGTGACCGCGCAGGCCCGCCAGGAGCGCGCGACGCTGTGGCTCAACGAGGACAGCCCGACGTTCCTGGTCGCCGACCCGCCGGCTGCGGTGGGCACCGACCGGTTCCGCCTGGACTTCCGGGTCGACCCGCAGAAACGGCTGACCGTCTCGGCATTCGACATCGAACGACGTACCTGGGTGCTGGCCGAGCACCCGGTGGTCCGGCTCGCCTGAAGCCTGAAGGGAACGGCACATTGTCGCATTTCACCCGGATCCGCACGAAGCTACGGGACGCCGACGTCCTCGTCGAGGCGCTGCGTACGGTCGGCTACGACCATGTCGAGGTGCACGACGAGCCGGCCACGCTCTACGGCTACCAGGGCGACGCCCGCCCGGAGCGCGCCGAGGTGGTCATCCGCCGCGCCCACATCGGCCCGGCGAGCAACGACATCGGCTTCGCCCGGCAACCAGACGGCTCGTTCGAGGCGATCATCAGCGAGTACGACCGGCACCGGCACGACCCCGCCTGGCTGACCAGGCTCAGCCAGTCCTACGCCCACGCCGCCACCCTGCGCTACGCAGCCGAACACGGCTACGAGGTGGCCACCGACGAACTCCAGCAAGACGGCACCCGCCGCCTCACCCTGCGCCGCACCAACTGAGAGATCAGGTGATGTTTCGAGCCGGCCCGGCCCCGGCCGACCGGCGAGGGGCTCGTGTGACTCCTCCCGCCGCCCCGGCACGTCCGCCAACTCCACCGTCTCGCCCACGAACTCCCGCGCCGGCACCCCAGCAGCGCCGCCGTCCCCGCCGGGGTGAGGCCGACGGTGACGCTCTCGCGCCACCGCTGCGTGGCGTGGATGCCGTACGCGGAACGGGCGCCGGTGACGAGGCGGTCGGCGCGTCTTTGGACGTCATCGGCCGCAGTGGAGAACCGGGAGTACTCAACTCGCCCAGCAGCTACCGGCGGTGGGAAGCACGATCGAGCTGGTCACGGGTGAAGTACGTCCCTGGCACCACGCCCCATGGATATGGGCCGACCTCGCCAGCGCCCCTCGGTAGTGGAAGGCGCCTTACGAATCCGAAGCGGTGTCCCGGTCGGCCAGGAACTTGTCGAACAACTCGAAGAGCACCTTGAGGACGTGCGCTTCCTGCTCCGGCGTGAGCTCCCAGCCGCCCTCCCAGCCCGGCAGGGCGACCTGTCGGATCTGGGCTTCCCAGACGAGGTTGCCGCTGACCTGGACGTACTTCATCAGCCATTCGCGCCAACCATCCAGGCCCGGCCCGCCACGCCGCTGGGCCGCCTGGTCGTAGCCCACCATGAAGGCCGTCACCCCGGTGAGGGACGTGCGGCCGATGAACATACCGGTCCGCTTGGCGAACTGGGCGAAGTACTCGCGCTCGCTCATATCGATCAGATGGGCAGGCGTTCGGCTCGGTGTGGCTGGAGACCTGGCCGACGAACTTGGCGGGGTGGGCCAAGTCAGCGCTCCAGCGTGGCGACGAGCAGGGACTTGATGGTGTGCAGCCGGTACTCGGCTTGCTCGGAGGCCGGCGACGCCGCCGACTCGAAGACCGCGTCGGTGGCCTTTTGGCCGTCGAGTCCGCTCGAAACGGCGCGGTCAATCGATGGTTCGTTCCCAGCCGCGGTGAGGGGCGTGGGCGCCCAGCTGGACATCGCGGCTGCGGTAGACGATGTACGGGCGGGTCAGATAGCCGACGGGTGCGGTGAGCATGTGGACCAGGCGGGTGAAGGGCCAGACGGCGAAGAGCAGCAGGGCGCTGAGGGCGTGGAGCTGGAAGAGCAGCGGGGCGTCGGCCATCAGCGCGGGGTCGGGCTGGAGGTAGAAGACGGAGCGGAACCAGGGGGAGATGGTTTCGCGGTAGTCGTAGCCGTCGTCGAGGACGTTGGCGGCGACCGTGGCGGCCAGGCCGAGGGTGATGGCCGCGGCGAGGGCGAAGTACATCGCCTTGTCGTTGCGGGTGGTGGCGGAGAAGACCGGGCCGACGGTGCGGCGGCGGTAGATGAGGATGGTCATGCCGCCGAGGGTGGCGATGCCGGCGATGGTGCCGAGGGCGACGGCGGTGACGTGGTAGGCGTGCTCGCTGATGCCTGCGGCTTCGGTCCAGCTCTTGGGGATGAGCAGGCCGCCGATGTGGCCGAGGAGAACGACGAGGATGCCGAAGTGGAACAGCGGGCTGCCGATGCGCAGGAGCCGGTTCTCGTAGAGCTGGGAGGAGCGGGTGGTCCAGCCGAACTTGTCGTAGCGGTAGCGCCAGACGTGGCCGAGGACGAAGACGGTGAGGGCGAGGTAGGGAAGGGCGATCCATAGCAGGGCGCCCCCGGTGCCGGTCTCCTCACCCGCGGTGGCGAGCGCGGTGGTCCAGGTCATCGCGTACCTCCAGGACGTGCGGGCACGTACGACTCCGGGGTGTACGGGGCGAGGCCGACCTGTTCTTCGGGCGGGCCTTCGGCGGCGAGTCGGGCGACGGCCGCGCGTTCGTCGCCGGCGAGGGCGGGCAGGGTGGCGGAGATCGACCGAAGCAGGTGTGCCCACGGGGAGCGGTCCTCCCGCAGGGCCAGGCGCAGCAGTTCGAGTCCGGCACGGTGCTCGGTGAGCAGCCGGTGGCCGGCGGCGGGCTCGGCGGAGGCGAACTCCAGGACCACGGCGAGGTGGTCGGGCAGCTCATCGTCGTTCAGGCGCCAGCCTGCGGTGGCGTAGGTGTGCTTCAGCCGCACCAGGGCCACACCG
The Streptomyces sp. CNQ-509 DNA segment above includes these coding regions:
- a CDS encoding DUF2997 domain-containing protein, whose product is MADEVIDVVIDPDGTLTMSVRGVAGMACLADTEGLVDLLGGEIESRELTDEAYADSEQEAHDRLWQ
- a CDS encoding 4Fe-4S cluster-binding domain-containing protein, with the translated sequence MPTPSRRPTIGSGSSGSRTTGAHTLWRVHGVLPRSLANGPGERFVVWSQGCPLACPGCFNPDTHATDGGGTRSVGGLLDAVRAQVPGIEGVTLTGGEPLAQPEAVAAFCAGLRGEPAFGDLGIIVLTGFTRTEIDADPARLAAVAAADLVVAGRYNQSQRLASGLRGSANKEYLYRTGRYRGLDLGGVPEVEVHIGGDGTITGTGMADLRGGDW
- a CDS encoding AAA family ATPase, whose product is MTIADEIRLYLRARVALIVLVTVEEQRALDVLDEVRAARDSASDLVSWDVAERFASVQGRQLPDAVDPIVALDKIKTLAQESPERRDLYVLKDFHEFWARDPRVRRKLRTLAQQLVFTGASLVVTTPERTVPAELRDDAVLVEMPLPAADALRAALDVLIDDTAGVRSRLTEHGRARLAQAALGLTAAQARRAFAKAIVRDKVLDDRGIDAVVAEKKAIIRESQALEFYAAEETPDDVGGLDELKKWLALRERAFTEEAAAFGLPAPKGLALIGIPGTGKSLTAKMIGGLWRLPLLRLDIGALFGSLVGESEERVRRALQLAETVAPCVLWIDEVEKGLAGGGLDGGTAQRVFGTILTWMQEKTDPVFVVATANDVTALPPETLRRGRFDEIFFLDLPTEPERREIIAVHLRKRRRDPGTFDVHRLTRLADGYTGAELEQAIVDALYHAFAADRDISDDDLAAAIARTVPLSRSQREVIERLRGWLREGRAQSASFAEADLAARSQVRLELS
- a CDS encoding Hsp70 family protein, with product MTARIGIDFGTANTVVARSDEARGCGVPIPLDGVDLTRDGARGVAQRVIPSLLAYHHDGDRRWLGAQVTGRPGLLSDPDVTVFQATKSNVTGRAVDIPRTVGGRRISGRDAATRFLGDVTALAVLAVGADDLEIVATAPVESFDTYRDWLVQEVGAGVGAARLRVVDEATAAAVGYRARMSVGDVFCVFDFGAGTLDISIVRVEEATGAGAGVRVVSKVGADIGGNHIDALLAEHAVAAARLPTSDPVAYNRMFRALLASAETAKIALTGADRAVLDAVDPRGRTHRIPVTRAEFDHLLREADILGRVNRALRKALEGAAVRGYPSAELAGAFLVGGTSLIPAVQDLVRLHLDPGVLHLDRPLEAVATGAAGIAGGHELHDHIQHDYAIRHVDDRGGYEFEPLVPAGTPYPTAEPVKSITIRAVHHGQIRLGIAVYELTHATSRDAGADLEIVFDAHGGARTAAVTAQARQERATLWLNEDSPTFLVADPPAAVGTDRFRLDFRVDPQKRLTVSAFDIERRTWVLAEHPVVRLA
- a CDS encoding DUF1257 domain-containing protein, with protein sequence MSHFTRIRTKLRDADVLVEALRTVGYDHVEVHDEPATLYGYQGDARPERAEVVIRRAHIGPASNDIGFARQPDGSFEAIISEYDRHRHDPAWLTRLSQSYAHAATLRYAAEHGYEVATDELQQDGTRRLTLRRTN
- the narI gene encoding respiratory nitrate reductase subunit gamma — translated: MTWTTALATAGEETGTGGALLWIALPYLALTVFVLGHVWRYRYDKFGWTTRSSQLYENRLLRIGSPLFHFGILVVLLGHIGGLLIPKSWTEAAGISEHAYHVTAVALGTIAGIATLGGMTILIYRRRTVGPVFSATTRNDKAMYFALAAAITLGLAATVAANVLDDGYDYRETISPWFRSVFYLQPDPALMADAPLLFQLHALSALLLFAVWPFTRLVHMLTAPVGYLTRPYIVYRSRDVQLGAHAPHRGWERTID
- the narJ gene encoding nitrate reductase molybdenum cofactor assembly chaperone, which codes for MRRKKQTAVQPHTEAWHPNAWQTHSLLLAYPGEQFPEHLTLARRVATTLPDQVAEPLLRFADHAEDTAATDLATDYVATFDHRKRCCPYLTYYAHGDTRKRGVALVRLKHTYATAGWRLNDDELPDHLAVVLEFASAEPAAGHRLLTEHRAGLELLRLALREDRSPWAHLLRSISATLPALAGDERAAVARLAAEGPPEEQVGLAPYTPESYVPARPGGTR